Proteins encoded by one window of Crassostrea angulata isolate pt1a10 chromosome 9, ASM2561291v2, whole genome shotgun sequence:
- the LOC128163807 gene encoding 5-hydroxytryptamine receptor 3A-like, whose protein sequence is MRKVLVPLKLVAIFFCTYEVVVCEENETLNTETSLRQVVFKSYDRYRKPTKLFSKQLSVSISLYIFSLPKLDIKSQTLHAANWLTYSWTDEYLTWNSSYFSDIDFLRLPADRIWIPNVCNMQEISGRRCLSYDSVKDSRSEAIVHSSGFVYLTETFDSIILCKFDVTNFPFDTQTCRFSFFSPNGKFQNVDLKLKGSCYKSNYFIGSEEWDLISTSIQGTNGMLYMNIVLKRRPLFIILTVLLPIIALSIMNAFCFILPMESGEKVGMSVALFLTFAVFGSIISDTMPQNAANISWFMVYVTTQILLSGLTVIMETVVLHMYHMGVDISGISYVNKADDVHHGTTNKMDHTSKRNVSFSNVKWKIRAKKLERSMLIFNVCANIISFCVCISNILS, encoded by the coding sequence atgcgAAAGGTTTTGGTACCCCTAAAGTTAGTGGCTATATTCTTTTGTACTTATGAAGTTGTCGTCTGTGAAGAAAACGAAACTTTGAATACAGAAACGTCTTTGCGTCAAGTGGTGTTTAAAAGCTACGACAGATACAGAAAACCCACGAagcttttttcaaaacagttatCCGTGAGTATCAGTTTGTACATTTTCTCCCTACCAAAGCTGGATATTAAGTCTCAAACGTTACATGCTGCCAACTGGTTGACATATTCTTGGACGGACGAGTATCTTACATGGAAttctagttatttttctgatATCGATTTCTTAAGACTACCTGCTGATAGAATATGGATACCAAATGTTTGTAACATGCAAGAAATCTCTGGCAGAAGATGTCTGAGCTATGACTCGGTGAAAGACTCCAGAAGCGAGGCAATAGTTCATAGCTCGGGATTTGTATATCTGACTGAAACGTTTGATAGCATAATTCTTTGTAAATTCGATGTCACGAATTTCCCTTTTGACACTCAAACTTgtagattttcttttttttcaccaaacggaaaatttcaaaatgtagatCTAAAGTTAAAAGGATCTTgttataaatcaaattatttcattGGTAGCGAAGAATGGGATTTGATTTCTACTAGTATTCAAGGAACTAACGGTATGCTCTATATGAACATTGTGTTAAAAAGGAGAcctttatttattattttgacgGTACTTTTGCCTATCATCGCTCTGTCTATTATGAACGCATTTTGCTTTATACTGCCTATGGAGTCTGGAGAAAAAGTTGGAATGTCTGTAGCTTTATTTCTTACATTCGCCGTTTTCGGAAGTATTATCAGTGACACAATGCCCCAAAACGCAGCAAATATTTCGTGGTTCATGGTGTATGTGACAACTCAGATTCTTTTAAGTGGACTGACAGTTATCATGGAAACGGTTGTTTTACACATGTATCATATGGGAGTCGATATATCAGGTATATCGTACGTCAACAAAGCAGATGACGTTCACCATGGcacaacaaataaaatggaCCACACATCCAAGAGAAACGTCAGTTTCAGTAATGTAAAATGGAAGATTCGTGCAAAGAAACTTGAGAGATCAATgcttatttttaatgtttgtgCAAACATCATCTCTTTTTGCGTTTGCATATCAAATATCTTAAGTTAA